A genomic segment from Bufo bufo chromosome 8, aBufBuf1.1, whole genome shotgun sequence encodes:
- the CLPTM1 gene encoding cleft lip and palate transmembrane protein 1, with translation MAAPGGEIQASLNGSVGTEAAIAPDQQNAPQQPPPPNAWQVIKGVLFRIFIIWAISSWFRRGSAPQDQTTSAGIPRPPSRNLFPKETLMDLYVFLSEKEHFTDFNTSTALFWEQRDLVYGDWSSGENGDGCYEHYSEINIPEAVQNNGSFYIHVYLTKSGFHPDPTRKSVHRRLATVYTSRMLNKFKRKRFLKTKNLLTGETEVDPEIIKRAEDFGPIEIISHWHPNLTINIVDDHTPWVQGSVPPPLDQYVKFDAASGDYYPIVYFNDYWNLQKDYMPVNISVTSLPLRLTFCPLSLWRWQLYAAQSSRSPWSFLGEDLYEQSDEEQDSIKVALIETNPYLLALTITVSIVHSIFEFLAFKNDIQFWNSRQSLEGLSVRSVIFGVFQSLVVLLYILDNETNFVVQVSVGIGLLIDFWKITKVMDVKLDRENKVAGIFPRVTVKDKSTYVESATKVYDDMAFRYLSWLLFPLLGCYAVYSLLYMEHKSWYSWVLSMLYGFLLTFGFITMTPQLFINYKMKSVAHLPWRMLTYKALNTFIDDLFAFVIKMPMMYRIGCLRDDVVFFIYLYQRWIYRVDPKRMNEFGTSGETPAPLPVQDQPALTYPDPEDTSPPKPAEDKKKD, from the exons GCCAGCCTCAATGGCTCTGTCGGGACTGAAGCAGCCATCGCTCCTGACCAACAGAATGCACCGCAGCAGCCGCCACCCCCCAACGCATGGCAGGtgattaaaggggtcctcttCAG gatCTTTATCATATGGGCCATCAGCAGCTGGTTCCGCAGAGGCTCCGCTCCCCAGGACCAAACCACATCTGCTGGGATTCCACGACCCCCCAGCCGCAACCTTTTCCCTAAAGAGACATTAATG GACCTCTATGTGTTCCTTTCAGAGAAGGAACATTTCACAGATTTTAACACCTCTACTGCCCTGTTCTGGGAGCAGCGAGATCTGGTGTATGGGGACTGGAGCAGCGGTGAAAATGGAGATGGCTGCTATGAACACTACTCCGAAATCAATATTCCAGAG GCAGTCCAGAACAACGGCTCCTTCTACATCCATGTATACCTGACTAAGAGTGGCTTCCACCCAGATCCCACCCGGAAGAGTGTACATCGGCGGCTGGCCACAGTCTACACATCCCGTA TGCTTAATAAATTCAAACGCAAACGATTCCTCAAGACCAAGAACCTCTTGACGGGAGAAACCGAAGTTGATCCGGAGATAATTAAG AGAGCCGAGGATTTTGGTCCTATAGAGATCATCTCTCACTGGCATCCAAATTTGACCATTAATATTGTTGATGACCACACTCCATGGGTGCAGGGCAGCGTCCCGCCTCCTCTTGACCAAT ATGTGAAGTTTGATGCCGCCAGCGGTGATTACTATCCTATAGTGTACTTCAATGACTACTGGAACCTACAGAAGGACTACATGCCGGTGAACATCAGCGTAACCAGCTTGCCCTTACGGCTGACGTTTTGTCCTCTGTCCTTGTGGCGGTGGCAGCTTTATGCAGCTCAGAGCTCACGTAGCCCCTGGAGCTTCCTTGGAGAAGACTTGTATGAGCAGTCCGATGAGGAGCAGGATTCCATTAAG GTGGCCCTTATAGAGACAAACCCCTacctcctagccctgaccatcacAGTGTCCATCGTACACAGTATCTTTGAGTTTCTGGCTTTTAAGAATG ATATCCAGTTCTGGAACAGCCGTCAGTCTCTGGAGGGTCTTTCTGTCCGGTCTGTCATCTTCGGTGTATTTCAGTCCCTTGTGGTCTTGCTTTATATCCTGGACAACGAAACCAACTTTGTGGTGCAGGTCAGCGTGGGCATTGGTTTGCTGATTGATTTCTGGAAGATTACTAAAGTCATGGATGTCAAG TTGGACAGAGAGAATAAAGTGGCTGGTATCTTCCCCAGAGTGACCGTGAAGGATAAGTCCACGTATGTAGAGTCGGCCACAAAGGTGTATGACGAT ATGGCGTTCCGATACCTGTCCTGGCTCCTCTTCCCATTGCTGGGATGCTATGCAGTATACAGCTTGCTGTACATGGAGCACAAGAGCTGGTATTCCTGGGTACTGAGCATGTTATATGGCTTCCTACTCACATTTG gatttATCACGATGACTCCTCAGCTGTTCATTAACTATAAAATGAAGTCAGTTGCCCACCTCCCATGGAGGATGTTGACCTACAAAGCCCTGAACACCTTCATCGATGACCTGTTTGCTTTTGTCATCAAGATGCCCATGATGTATAGGATCGGGTGTCTGCGAGATG ATGTGGTCTTCTTCATCTACTTGTATCAGCGCTGGATTTATAGAGTGGACCCCAAGCGGATGAATGAATTTGGAACCAGTGGGGAGACTCCCGCTCCTCTCCCTGTTCAGGATCAGCCAGCACTCACTTACCCCGACCCTGAGGACACATCCCCACCAAAACCAGCAGAAGACAAAAAGAAAgactga